One stretch of Cololabis saira isolate AMF1-May2022 chromosome 15, fColSai1.1, whole genome shotgun sequence DNA includes these proteins:
- the tuft1b gene encoding tuftelin 1b isoform X2, whose product MLTDEVSQIQEVRYCLKSLREQMAARQNNINNNKSPANGIKVNVPSSHPAVANDDAVLTETHVDDNEDESATLREATRRLYAQMKEMEKRHQEERERLQAESNEYRSRLGEQSERLQKAEQLSEQRGTQVEDLQRLLGSLKMESGILKDKMAAGEAELLHLKADTDEDKEQRRRELEKELAVLKEKIHHLDDMLKSQQRKVRHMIEQLQNSRTVLQERDRFIRDLEERVAFLEAENREMHDHMEYFLTGQDLQPPSESKPEIVYSKPLTPTTQTNKALPFIKVIEIKS is encoded by the exons ATGCTGACGGACGAGGTGTCGCAGATTCAGGAG GTGAGATATTGCCTCAAGTCTCTAAGAGAGCAGATGGCTGCCAGacaaaacaacatcaacaacaacaag TCTCCAGCCAACGGCATCAAAGTCAACGTGCCTAGCAGCCATCCAGCTGTTGCCAATGACGACGCGGTCCTAACTGAAACTCAT GTTGATGATAATGAGGATGAGAGTGCGACCCTCAGAGAGGCAACCAGACGTCTGTACGCACAGATGAAAGAGATGGAGAAACGGCACCAGGAAGAGAGGGAAAGACTGCAG GCAGAGTCAAATGAGTATCGCAGCCGTCTTGGCGAGCAGTCGGAGCGGCTGCAGAAGGCCGAGCAGCTGTCGGAGCAGAGGGGTACGCAGGTGGAGGACCTGCAGAGGTTGCTGGGAAGCTTGAAGATGGAGAGTGGCATACTCAAAGACAAGATGGCTGCAGGGGAGGCGGAGCTGCTGCATCTGAAAGCAGACACAGATGAGGACAAGGAGCAAAG GCGCAGAGAGCTTGAGAAGGAGCTGGCTGTGCTGAAAGAAAAGATTCACcaccttgatgacatgctgaAGAGTCAGCAGAGGAAGGTCCGCCACATGATTGAACAG CTGCAGAACTCCCGGACCGTCCTTCAAGAGAGGGATCGATTCATCAGGGATCTGGAGGAGAGAGTAGCTTTCCTAGAAGCTGAG AACAGAGAAATGCATGACCATATGGAGTACTTCCTAACAGGCCAGGACCTTCAACCCCCATCTGAGAGCAAGCCAGAGATCGTTTACAG CAAACCTCTGACACCAACGACACAGACCAACAAAGCCCTCCCATTCATTAAAGTCATTGAGATCAAATCCTGA
- the LOC133461398 gene encoding protein C1orf43 homolog, translating to MTDMADSSLSGVNVVLVMAYGSLVFVLLFIFVKRQIMRFAMRSRRGPHVPIGHNAPKGLREDIDYRLSKVQEICFEPRLLSEGDDRLSRGSLCCYNYLYRMKALDAIRDSGIPLQEISCSPSAFTGRSFRNWLLELRNSHSLIKSSRSALIDCLLEGYDSARHGTGVFGEAEFLEYQQALNELADVVKAYSSSPSLDQYHQSAAKDLTASPVRSAPSTIQVTYLPSTGQRSKRPKHFLELKSFKDNYNTLESTL from the exons ATGACAGACATGGCAGACTCGTCTTTGTCTGGGGTCAATGTTGTTCTGGTCATGGCCTACGGGAGTCTG GTGTTCGTGCTTCTGTTcatctttgtcaaaaggcaaATCATGCGGTTTGCGATGAGATCCCGCCGGGGACCGCATGTCCCTATCGGACACAACGCGCCCAAG GGTTTGAGGGAGGACATTGACTACAGGCTGTCCAAGGTGCAGGAGATCTGCTTCGAGCCTCGTCTGCTGTCGGAGGGGGACGACAGGCTCAGTCGGGGGTCACTGT GTTGCTATAACTATTTGTATAGAATGAAAGCACTGGATGCTATCCGTGACTCTG GAATTCCCCTGCAGGAGATAAGCTGCAGTCCCAGTGCGTTTACGGGACGCAGCTTCAGGAACTGGCTGCTGGAGCTGCGAAATTCCCACTCTCTGATCAAGAGCAGTCGCAGTGCGCTCATCGACTGCTTGCTTGAAGGGTACGACAGCGCTCGCCACGGAACTGGG GTATTCGGGGAGGCTGAGTTTCTGGAATACCAACAAGCTCTCAATGAACTTGCTGATGT TGTGAAGGCCTATTCCAGCAGCCCCAGTCTGGACCAGTATCACCAGTCTGCAGCCAAAGACCTGACGGCCTCTCCGGTCCGCAGCGCTCCCTCCACCATCCAGGTCACCTATCTGCCTTCCACGGGCCAGCGCAGCAAGAGGCCCAAACACTTCCTGGAGCTCAAGAGCTTCAAAGACAACTATAACACACTGGAGAGCACGTTGTGA
- the tuft1b gene encoding tuftelin 1b isoform X1: MSGCGVAGRQTEKRREEGNNTTNCSRQLRQLGFTSQRHKSKGSSIAVVQPQNPKGQKKVLELITEEKVEVIKIFLGARPRTTDSVKMLTDEVSQIQEVRYCLKSLREQMAARQNNINNNKSPANGIKVNVPSSHPAVANDDAVLTETHVDDNEDESATLREATRRLYAQMKEMEKRHQEERERLQAESNEYRSRLGEQSERLQKAEQLSEQRGTQVEDLQRLLGSLKMESGILKDKMAAGEAELLHLKADTDEDKEQRRRELEKELAVLKEKIHHLDDMLKSQQRKVRHMIEQLQNSRTVLQERDRFIRDLEERVAFLEAENREMHDHMEYFLTGQDLQPPSESKPEIVYSKPLTPTTQTNKALPFIKVIEIKS; the protein is encoded by the exons AACTGCAGCAGGCAGTTGAGGCAGTTGGGATTCACCTCACAGCGGCACAAGAGCAAG GGGAGCAGCATAGCAGTAGTACAACCACAGAATCCTAAAGGGCAGAAAAAAGTTCTTGAACTCATCACAGAAGAAAAAGTCGAAGTCATCAAG ATTTTCCTTGGAGCTCGCCCCAGGACCACGGACAGTGTCAAGATGCTGACGGACGAGGTGTCGCAGATTCAGGAG GTGAGATATTGCCTCAAGTCTCTAAGAGAGCAGATGGCTGCCAGacaaaacaacatcaacaacaacaag TCTCCAGCCAACGGCATCAAAGTCAACGTGCCTAGCAGCCATCCAGCTGTTGCCAATGACGACGCGGTCCTAACTGAAACTCAT GTTGATGATAATGAGGATGAGAGTGCGACCCTCAGAGAGGCAACCAGACGTCTGTACGCACAGATGAAAGAGATGGAGAAACGGCACCAGGAAGAGAGGGAAAGACTGCAG GCAGAGTCAAATGAGTATCGCAGCCGTCTTGGCGAGCAGTCGGAGCGGCTGCAGAAGGCCGAGCAGCTGTCGGAGCAGAGGGGTACGCAGGTGGAGGACCTGCAGAGGTTGCTGGGAAGCTTGAAGATGGAGAGTGGCATACTCAAAGACAAGATGGCTGCAGGGGAGGCGGAGCTGCTGCATCTGAAAGCAGACACAGATGAGGACAAGGAGCAAAG GCGCAGAGAGCTTGAGAAGGAGCTGGCTGTGCTGAAAGAAAAGATTCACcaccttgatgacatgctgaAGAGTCAGCAGAGGAAGGTCCGCCACATGATTGAACAG CTGCAGAACTCCCGGACCGTCCTTCAAGAGAGGGATCGATTCATCAGGGATCTGGAGGAGAGAGTAGCTTTCCTAGAAGCTGAG AACAGAGAAATGCATGACCATATGGAGTACTTCCTAACAGGCCAGGACCTTCAACCCCCATCTGAGAGCAAGCCAGAGATCGTTTACAG CAAACCTCTGACACCAACGACACAGACCAACAAAGCCCTCCCATTCATTAAAGTCATTGAGATCAAATCCTGA